Proteins encoded within one genomic window of Cellulomonas flavigena DSM 20109:
- a CDS encoding phosphomannomutase/phosphoglucomutase yields MSAQLSRMFKAYDVRGLAPGELDAEVAYAVGAGFADVVVVPEARPGDRPRAVLGADMRPSGGPLADAFAAGLTARGADVVRLGLTSTDEMYYAAGSLDVPGVMVTASHNPAPYNGFKLCRAGARPVARGSGLDAVRDAAELHLRGTASPHPAAPGRTDHQDVLGGYAAFLRSLVDLSDVRPLTVVVDAGNGMAGLTTPAVLGEAAGLPGLPVTVIPLHFTLDGTFPNHEANPTRPENLEDLRRAVLEHGADVGLAFDGDADRCCVVDETGTPVSPSALTVLVGLREIERERAAGREPTIVHNLISSRAVPELLGAAGARLVRTRVGHADVKAAMARHGAVFGGEHSAHYYFRDFYCVDSGMLAALHLLATVGAQDRPLSALVRDLDPYSASGEIDHVVPDVAGARARILEAYVRRVDAPPVEVDELDGLTVSSWAPGSGWWFNVRASNTEPLVRLNVEATSDDVMQDVRETVLRLLAVG; encoded by the coding sequence GCTCTCGCGCATGTTCAAGGCCTACGACGTGCGAGGGCTCGCACCGGGCGAGCTCGACGCCGAGGTGGCGTACGCCGTCGGTGCCGGGTTCGCCGACGTCGTCGTCGTCCCCGAGGCGCGCCCCGGTGACCGCCCGCGCGCGGTCCTCGGAGCCGACATGCGGCCGTCCGGCGGTCCGCTCGCCGACGCGTTCGCCGCCGGGCTGACGGCTCGCGGCGCGGACGTCGTCCGGCTGGGACTCACGTCGACGGACGAGATGTACTACGCGGCCGGGTCGCTCGACGTCCCGGGCGTCATGGTCACCGCGAGCCACAACCCGGCGCCGTACAACGGCTTCAAGCTCTGCCGGGCAGGTGCGCGTCCGGTCGCCCGCGGCTCGGGTCTCGACGCGGTCCGCGACGCGGCCGAGCTGCACCTGCGCGGTACCGCGAGCCCGCACCCCGCGGCGCCGGGCCGCACCGACCACCAGGACGTGCTCGGTGGGTACGCCGCCTTCCTGCGCTCGCTCGTCGACCTGTCGGACGTCCGCCCGCTCACGGTCGTCGTCGACGCGGGCAACGGCATGGCGGGCCTGACGACGCCCGCCGTGCTCGGCGAGGCCGCCGGGCTGCCGGGCCTGCCCGTCACCGTGATCCCGCTGCACTTCACGCTCGACGGCACGTTCCCGAACCACGAGGCGAACCCCACGCGGCCGGAGAACCTCGAGGACCTGCGGCGCGCGGTCCTCGAGCACGGCGCCGACGTCGGCCTGGCGTTCGACGGCGACGCCGACCGGTGCTGCGTCGTCGACGAGACCGGGACGCCGGTCAGCCCGTCCGCGCTCACGGTGCTCGTCGGGCTGCGCGAGATCGAGCGCGAACGGGCGGCGGGGCGCGAGCCCACGATCGTCCACAACCTGATCTCCTCGCGCGCGGTCCCCGAGCTGCTCGGTGCCGCGGGCGCACGCCTCGTGCGGACCCGCGTCGGTCACGCCGACGTGAAGGCCGCCATGGCACGCCACGGCGCCGTCTTCGGCGGTGAGCACAGCGCGCACTACTACTTCCGTGACTTCTACTGCGTCGACAGCGGCATGCTCGCCGCCCTCCACCTGCTCGCGACCGTCGGCGCGCAGGACAGGCCGCTGTCGGCGCTGGTCCGCGACCTGGACCCGTACTCCGCCAGCGGGGAGATCGACCACGTGGTCCCGGACGTCGCCGGGGCGCGCGCACGGATCCTCGAGGCGTACGTCCGGCGGGTCGACGCGCCGCCCGTGGAGGTCGACGAGCTGGACGGGCTGACGGTCTCGAGCTGGGCACCGGGCTCGGGCTGGTGGTTCAACGTGCGGGCGTCCAACACCGAGCCGCTGGTGCGCCTCAACGTGGAGGCGACGAGCGACGACGTGATGCAGGACGTGCGCGAGACCGTGCTGCGCCTCCTCGCGGTGGGCTGA
- a CDS encoding ABC-F family ATP-binding cassette domain-containing protein, with translation MPSPVVTLHDVVLELPDGTVVLDHVSGTFTTGRTGLVGRNGAGKSTLLRLVAGVLPPTSGRVETTGEVGYLPQTLTLGRATSVAELLGVDRVVAALRAIEAGDVDVRHFDTVGDDWDVEARADKALDDVGLAGIGLDRRVGELSGGEAVLVALTGLRLRRTPVTLLDEPTNNLDRPTRERLADLVRTWPGALVVVSHDRTLLEQMDATAELHTGGLEVVGGPYSAWAEHRAQEQAAAQQAARTAQQTLSAEKRQRIEAETKLARRERTARATQRDGGIPRIVARTRASSARASAGSLRTTLAARVQAAQAAVDAADARVREEDHIHLTLPDPDVPRGRRLVELHDGASVVVVQGPERVALVGPNGVGKSMLLDQLVTGAPPVPGRPHGRLLTDRVGYLPQRLDDLDDTRSALDNVRDVAPRATPGDVRNHLARLLLRGPDVDRPVATLSGGERFRVNLARLLLMEPPAQLLILDEPTNNLDIPSVTQLVEALEAYRGAILVVSHDDDFLGRLGAGTVVELRPDGSVRRRR, from the coding sequence ATGCCCTCCCCGGTCGTCACCCTGCACGACGTCGTCCTCGAGCTGCCCGACGGAACGGTCGTCCTCGACCACGTCAGCGGGACGTTCACGACCGGCCGGACCGGTCTGGTCGGGCGCAACGGTGCCGGCAAGTCCACGCTCCTGCGGCTGGTCGCGGGCGTGCTGCCACCGACGTCCGGCCGCGTCGAGACGACCGGCGAGGTCGGCTACCTGCCGCAGACGCTCACCCTCGGTCGTGCGACGAGCGTCGCGGAGCTGCTCGGCGTCGACCGCGTGGTGGCCGCGCTGCGCGCGATCGAGGCCGGCGACGTCGACGTCCGGCACTTCGACACCGTCGGCGACGACTGGGACGTCGAGGCCCGCGCGGACAAGGCGCTGGACGACGTCGGGCTCGCCGGGATCGGTCTCGACCGCCGCGTCGGCGAGCTCTCCGGCGGTGAGGCCGTGCTCGTCGCGCTGACGGGCCTGCGGCTGCGCCGCACACCGGTCACGCTCCTCGACGAGCCGACGAACAACCTCGACCGGCCCACACGTGAGCGCCTGGCCGACCTCGTCCGCACGTGGCCCGGGGCGCTCGTGGTGGTCAGCCACGACCGGACGCTGCTCGAGCAGATGGACGCCACGGCCGAGCTGCACACCGGTGGGCTCGAGGTGGTCGGCGGACCGTACAGCGCATGGGCCGAGCACCGCGCGCAGGAGCAGGCCGCGGCGCAGCAGGCGGCCCGCACCGCGCAGCAGACGCTGAGTGCGGAGAAGCGGCAGCGCATCGAGGCGGAGACGAAGCTCGCGCGCCGCGAGCGCACCGCACGCGCCACGCAGCGCGACGGCGGCATCCCGCGGATCGTCGCCCGCACCCGTGCGAGCAGCGCACGGGCGTCGGCGGGGTCGCTGCGCACGACCCTGGCCGCGCGGGTCCAGGCCGCGCAGGCGGCGGTCGACGCCGCGGACGCCCGCGTGCGGGAGGAGGACCACATCCACCTCACGCTGCCCGACCCGGACGTCCCGCGCGGCCGGCGCCTCGTCGAGCTGCACGACGGCGCGAGCGTGGTCGTGGTCCAAGGGCCGGAGCGGGTCGCGCTCGTCGGACCGAACGGCGTCGGCAAGTCGATGCTCCTCGACCAGCTGGTCACCGGCGCACCTCCCGTCCCCGGCCGCCCGCACGGCCGCCTCCTCACCGACCGTGTCGGGTACCTGCCGCAGCGCCTCGACGACCTGGACGACACCCGCTCGGCCCTCGACAACGTCCGCGACGTCGCCCCCCGGGCCACCCCGGGCGACGTCCGCAACCACCTCGCCCGGCTGCTGCTGCGCGGGCCGGACGTCGACCGTCCCGTCGCGACGCTGTCCGGTGGCGAGCGGTTCCGGGTCAACCTGGCCCGGCTGCTGCTCATGGAGCCGCCGGCGCAGCTGCTGATCCTCGACGAGCCGACGAACAACCTCGACATCCCGAGCGTGACCCAGCTGGTCGAGGCGCTGGAGGCCTACCGGGGCGCGATCCTCGTCGTGAGCCACGACGACGACTTCCTCGGCCGCCTCGGCGCCGGCACGGTGGTCGAGCTGCGCCCGGACGGGTCGGTGCGGCGGCGCCGGTGA
- a CDS encoding HAD-IA family hydrolase has translation MNGVTRALIVWDLHGVLVTGASADQAAFARRVGLDVTVWDRVRHRLLGDEGAWDRVETGRLALDDFATDLAARVNGEGGRCTPADARGIWGAPHPFHESVAAVDVLAAVARYPAPVEHAIGTNNVAEWRTVWGALLEVEAFDWVFDSSAVGHRKPEAGFWEHVERATGVPGDRVLLVDDNALNVEAARRHGWSGVLFAEPARALAEVETWVSRHVDAPGTDHATTGRG, from the coding sequence GTGAACGGGGTCACGCGCGCCCTGATCGTCTGGGACCTGCACGGCGTGCTCGTCACGGGGGCGAGCGCCGACCAGGCGGCGTTCGCCCGCCGGGTCGGGCTGGACGTCACCGTCTGGGACCGCGTCCGCCACCGGCTGCTGGGCGACGAGGGGGCGTGGGACCGGGTCGAGACGGGGCGCCTGGCTCTCGACGACTTCGCGACCGACCTCGCCGCACGCGTCAACGGCGAGGGCGGCCGCTGCACGCCCGCGGACGCCCGGGGGATCTGGGGAGCGCCGCACCCCTTCCACGAGAGCGTCGCGGCCGTGGACGTCCTTGCTGCCGTCGCGCGGTACCCCGCGCCCGTCGAGCACGCGATCGGGACGAACAACGTGGCCGAGTGGCGCACCGTATGGGGTGCGTTGCTGGAGGTGGAGGCCTTCGACTGGGTGTTCGACAGCAGCGCGGTCGGCCACCGCAAGCCGGAGGCCGGCTTCTGGGAGCACGTCGAGCGGGCGACGGGCGTCCCCGGGGACCGCGTGCTGCTCGTCGACGACAACGCCCTCAACGTCGAGGCGGCACGCCGGCACGGGTGGTCCGGGGTGCTCTTCGCCGAGCCCGCACGGGCCCTCGCCGAGGTCGAGACCTGGGTGTCCCGCCACGTCGACGCGCCGGGCACGGACCACGCGACGACGGGGCGTGGCTGA